The genome window cagcgctaaccactacaccaccgtgccgctgtgtttgagtatatgtgtgataaataaaggcagcttcttcttcaaaaaaaaaaaagtctgcaaaCCGGAAAGAAATTTTAACCTAGCAACATTTTTCACTTAAAAATAATAGTTTTAAATACAACTATGCAGACATGTGCATAACGTTGCACCATGCTCTGTTTTATTGCAGTTTCAAATAGTAGAAAAGTTAAAAAGACTACGATACACACTGCTGAAGTACTGTATTATGAGTACCTGCTTCTACATGATGGACATTATGTtctttattgcagttaattaatgtacTAGAAATAAAATCATTGATTGCTTTGGTATATTGATTCGAATTAGTCCTTATTGTCTTTgtgttaatattttatatttatactgtatattaatGATTTTGCTGGAGATGTTTATTGTACATTACATTAACGGCATTGAGCAGACGGGCTTatacagagtgacgtacaacacaaccagagcagcctggggagcagttgggggttaggtgccttgttcaagggcacgtcaaccattcttgctggtccaggaaattggactggcaaccttttggtcctgaagttgcttctctaaccattaggccattatTGTAGCATCTTTTCAGTAAATCTCTCTCTTATCTCCAGTCGAACATGAAGAGCATGGAGCGGGAACTCCAGTGCCCAGTATGTAAGGACATCGTGAAACAGCCGGTGGTGCTGCCTTGCCAGCACAGCGTGTGTTTGCTGTGTGCGTCAGAGGTGCTGGTGCAGAGCGGCTATCCTCAGCCCGAGCTGCCCCCAGAACCCCACTCTCCCGCCTCCACACCTAACACACGCTCGCCGCGCCAGGCCCACCGCTCTGTAGATCGCCCATTGCGTCCTGGTAAGGGTGCACGTTGTTTACAATCTCTGCATTATAACTTTATAGAATCTTAAACAATTTATGATAATTAGGGAACATAAAGTTTGATGTTTTTCGAATTGTTCCATTATTCTGGAATAACCAAAATAATGATAACAGGAGAAAAATTACAGAGGAACAAGTGAATAACTGGCTGCTCATGTGTTCTTTTACAGGTTTTGGGACATATCCGGGACGCAGGCGCAAGGAGGGCTCGACCCAGATCATGCTGTTTCCTTGCGTGCCCTGTGGTCGAGATGTGGAACTGGGTGAGAGAGGACTGATGGACTGCATGAGGAACCTCACGCTGGAGCGTATAGTGGAAAGGTAATGCACTGGGCTTGGCTTGCTGTGAAGTTTTTTATTTTCCCCCGTTTGCACTGATCATGTTGTCCTGGTCTATGGTTTCCTTCCAGCTTTTGTAATAACACATGGGTTAAAACAATGGGGTGTGGAATAATGAAAGATTGATCACTCTTTTTGTTAAATAACATTGTAAGATGTCTGTGTTCATAAAACCAGGGGTGGAAATATAAACCATATGATTGTGTTGAAACAATTTGAGTAGGAAATCTCACAGTTGCAGTGAGATAACGTTTATGTTCTGTACTTGACAATTTTTCTGCATTTTATTTGTCCTTGTTCGTTAGAGGAAGGGTACAGCTGGTGTGGTGACTCATGAGGACAGACAGTGGCTGATTGCTTGTTTGGTTGATTGTCTCTCAGGTACAGGCACACAGTGAGTCTGGGCAGCGTGGCAGTGATGTGTCAGTTCTGTAAGTCCCCTCAGACTATGGAGGCCACTAAAGGCTGCACTGACTGCAGGGCGAGTTTCTGTAATGAGTGCTTTAAGCTCTACCACCCGTGGGGTACGCCCCGCGCCCAGCATGAGCATGTACAGCCCACACTCAACTTCAGACCCAAGGTGAGCATTCATCACACTCCAGAAGGATTCAAAAAGGCAGACTGATGTTACTTGTTTGGCTCGTTCATAAATTGTTTACTTTGTACAGCAACTTCATCCCATTCTGCTCCTGCAGTAATTACACCACAGCGACATGCCTAATCAGCCCTAATGGATGAAGTTTGAAACACAAAATGCTATTTCTGCTTTCCATCTCTCTATCTCCCCAAATCTAAAAATATGCTCCCTTCTAATCAAGCTACTCCAAATTCAACTTTCCTCAAGATAACTGAATGAATAACCTCTTCATCATGATCAGGAGCATGGAACCTATTCCAGGATCACTGGGTGTGATGAATAGGGTGCCAGGGCCAAAAatgcccagccactggggttgcacaagccagtgcacacATAGTACCAGtctcaagcccggatagattggggagggttgcatcaggaagggcatccggtgtaaagacccctgccaaatcaaatatgcagatcataaattggatgacctgctgtggcgacccctaatgggagcaaccaatagacgaagaagaagaagaaggatgcCAGGGCATCATGCCCACAGATGATAACAtagtcattcacacctaggggtgaTTTGATGGAGCATGTTTCtgggagggtggcacggtggtgtagtggttagcgctgtcgcctcacagcaagaaggtccgggttcgagccccgtggccggcgagggcctttctgtgcggggtttgcatgttctccccttgtccgcgttggtttcctccgggtgcttcggtttcccccacagtccaaagacatgcaggttaggttaactggtgactctaaattgactgtaggtgtgaatgtgagtgtgaatggttgtctgtgtctatgtgtcagccctgtgatgacctggcgacttgtccagggtgtaccccgcctttcgcccgtagtcagctgggataggctccagcttgcctgcgaccctgtagaacaggataaagcggctacagataatgagatgagatgagatgtttctgggaggtgggaggaaaccagagaaagtggaggaaacccaggggagaacatcaacagaaacTTCACaacccgagctcaggatcaaacccgtGACCCTGTAGTCATGATGCCTCAAATCACCTTCATAATTATCATAATCCTTTCTgtaatctctctttctctctctctctctctctctctgtaggtgtTAACATGTACAGAGCATGATCAGGAAAAGTTACAGTTCTACTGTAAAACATGCCAAAGGCTCCTCTGCTCCCTCTGTAAGCTGCGTCGTGCTCATACAGGTCACAAAATGGTGCCTGTCAGTCAGGCCTACCAGGCACTCAAGGTACTGACTTTTACATTAATGGTGTAGTGTAGCTGACATGCTGACTGACATCTTGAATCTGAGATatttcagacagacagacagacaaacataactttattaatcccagagggaaattgtCAGATTACAGCAGCAATCCAAAAAGCAGAGTGTGAAGAATAATAATACTAAAGAATAAGAATACTGAagtaaacatacagtggtgcttgaaagtttgtgaaccctttagaattttctatatttctgcataaatatgaccaaaaacatcatcagattttcacccaagtcctaaatgtagataaagagaacccagttaaacaaatgagacaaaaatattatacttggtcatttatttattgaggaaaatgatccaatattacatatctgtgagtggcaaaagtatgtgaacctctaggattagcagttaatttgaaggtgaaattagagtcaggtgttttcaatcaatgggatgacaatcaggtgtgagtgggcaccctgttttatttaaagaacagggatctatcaaagtctgatcttcacaacacatgtttgtggaagtgtatcatggcacgaacaaaggagatttctgaggacctcagaaaaagcgttgttgatgctcatcaggctggaaaaggttacaaaaccatctctaaagagtttggactccaccaatccacagtcagacagattgtgtacaaatggaggaaattcaagaccattgttaccctccccaggagtggtcgaccaacaaagatcactccaagagcaaggtgtgtaatagtcggcgaggtcacaaagggccccagggtaacttctaagcaactgaaggcctctctgacattggctaatgttaatgttcatgagtccaccatcaggagaacactgaacaacaatggtgtgcatggcagggttgcaaggagaaagccactgctctccaaaaagaacattgctgctcatctgtagtttgctaaagatcacgtgaacaagccagaaggctattggaaaaatgttttgtggacggatgagtccaaaatagaatttttggtttaaatgaggagtgttatgtttggagaaaggaaagcactgcattccagcataagaactttatcccatctgtgaaacatggtggtggtagtatcatggtttgggcctattttgctgcatctgggccaggacggcttgccatcgttgatggaacaatgaattctgaattataccagtgaattctaaaggaaaatgtaaggacatctgtccaggaactgaatctcaagagaaggtgggtcatgcagcaagacaacgcccctaagcacacaagtcgttctaccaaagaatggttaaagaagaataaagttaatgttctggaatggccaagtcaaagtcctgaccttaatccaatcgaaatgttgtggaaggacctgaagcgagcagttcatgtgaggaaacccaccaacatcccagagttgaagctgttctgtatggaggaatgggctaaaattcctccaagccagtgtgcaggactgatcaacagttaccgcaaacgtttagttgcacttattgctgcacaagggggtcacaccagatactgaaagcaaaggttcacatacttttgccactcacagatatgtaatattggatcattttcctcaataaataaatgaccaagtatattagttttgtctcatttgtttcactgggttctctttatctacttttaggacttgtgtgaaaatctgacgatgttttaggtcatatttatgcagaaatatagaaaattctaaagagttcacaaactttcaagcaccactgtatttagtaACAAATTATAAACTGTGCTATACAATTTTATGTGACCTAGAGTCtaatgaatgaacacaaatcctgcgccaaaatctagtggaaagccttcgcagaagagaagagaagagaagagtggagctcATTATAATGCAGTAGTAATGAGGGGACCGACTCCatattaatgcccatggttttggaaaTGCATCAGCAAGCTTACATGGGcgtgatgttcacatacttttggctatatagtgtatgtTTATTAGTGCAGGGAATTTTGCAGCAAAGCAGCAAGCGATTGGGTGATCAATGATAAAAAAAAAGCTGATTGTGCTCTCACCTGTACACTGTGAGCTCTTTCTGTGACTCCACTGCTGTTTTTTCTCGTGTGTGTTTGTACAGTACAGTGTGTGAGTAGCTGAAGAGTATTGCAGCGTCCTGAGGGAAAATAATATGAGTTTAAAATGCAGCTATCGGTTTTAATCCATGATCTTTAGTTGGGGAAACAGTGTAGGATGTACGTATCGTCACACCAATTCTTTTCACCCTCTTTTCAGGGAACCATAAGTAACTGGACAGTTAAAGTTAGCATCTAATTCATGGATTAGTGGAAGTCTTTGACATGTACAACTATTTTAGTGTTTCAGTGTGGAGGGTTTTTTTCCATCATTGAGTGTGTTACGGACTTTTTTCCATCATTGTGtgtgctatgtttttttttttttttaggaaaaaatCAGCAAGGAGCTAAACTACATCCTGTCCAATCAGGCTACAGTGCTGACTCAAATCACACAGCTGGAGAACGCCATCACCCAGACTGAGGTACTGCTCCCTGTAGGGTCACAAAACACCCGAGTCACTGCGTGCTACACAGCTGCCTACAGCTCTACAAATGGTTACAGGTTCCTTCTGTTCCGTTAAGACATGCCttccacatacatgtcaacctttggtcaatcaaacctgtataaccaacctccaaaatccgtatttcccttataaaatccttataagatgcaaattaaaataatttacctaaaatttgaatgataattaacagtgatatatccaagttactttttattcaatattaacaataaaccttcagaatgaatacaaagctccaatgtttgacaaaaacacaaagtgtcactctaatgttctgaattgtactccatgacagctttttttagcgctctgcaccaatacctcacgaggctgcacgtcacagcaagtgtctatgttgatcttgccggagtgcccattcagaatcttttcagtcactagtgaaagtcgctcaggtggaaatacgcttttcaaacaaaatgttacttcccggttggcgggattctcgcaatgcggtgtgcgcatgatcaaaagtggaacgaagtctcgctaccacaagataactcgcaatttcataagactgtttactggctgtttgtgctttctgtggtgtacagtacgtttgtaaatgttatgcgctcttttatcatcgtgggaattgattatagctctaaataaatattgaagtttttttaaaagaatccctataactttacttgtacgcccgtatactacgtttattgaatcaaatccgtataaaatacggacattccgtataggttgacatgtatgcttccAAGTATTTACAAAAATCTCAGTCACATTTTCCGTTAATATTGAGAGAAGAATTTTTCCTGTTTCTAAAAATGCTgtttgttactttccagaaaatagGAAAATAGTATAGTATGTTTCAAAGTCTCCATGTActccaaatgtgtgtgtgtgtgtgtaggtgaacAGTGTAGCAGCCCGTGAACAGCTCTCTCAGTGTGTGAGGGAGCTGACGGCTCTGCTGTCCGAGCGGCAGGTCATCTTGGCTCAGGCTCTGGAAAACTCACGGCAGAGGCGGAGCGAAGCTTTAGCCAATCAGGTCATGGAGAGGCGCAGCTTGTTGGAACATGCGGGCCTGATGACGTTTACCCAGGAGCTGCTGAAAGAGACAGATCCAGCCTGTTTTGTACATGCAACCAGGCAAACATTTAACAGgtagaacacacacactcactaatatctcatctcatctcattatctctagccgctttatccttctacagggtcgcaggcgagctggagcctatcccagctgactacgggcgaaaggcggggtacaccctggacaagtcgccaggtcatcacagggctgacacatagacacagacaaccattcacactcacattcacacctacgctcaatttagagtcaccagttaacctaacctgcatgtctttggactgtgggggaaaacggagcacccggaggaaacccacgcggacacggggagaacatacaaactccacacagaaaggccctcgtcggccccggggctcgaacccggaccttcttgctgtgaggcgacagcgctaaccactacaccaccgtgccgcccctcactaATATTATTTGATATTAAATATGAATCTGGTGTAATAATATCCACCACACGCTGATGTGAAAGCGTGGCTAGTTTCCACAGGGGTTCATAGAGCAGATGAACTGTGTGACCTCTCTCGATGTTCAAGAAGTACAGGAGTCCGAGTGCTGTGATTTGAGAGAGGAGGGGGGATGTGTTCTGGATGCAGACACACAGGAGCCAGGTGTGACCTGTCCCTATTCCTTCAGAATCTTGAAAGTCACCCATGGTTCTCGGGAAAGAGCAAAAAGGCAGGACTTTGAATGAAATGACAAACCTTGAGAAGCATCATGGGAACATGGAAATAAGCATTTCACAGGTTCTCGGGTGTAAACCAGGTCTGTGGATGCGATGGAAGGGAGGCTCTAAATTTGGACAGAACCTGCCATCTTTCCTTTAAACAAGAAAAtaagtcaacaacaacaaaaaaaacttttCTTCAAAAATTTTGATAGCAGTTTTATCCAAGAGGAAACAGAATCTGAACTGTTTAGAGCCCTCTTAGTTTCTTGGCATGGATTGTGGGTACTCAGACATTTACCAGAAGTTTAAGGGTACGCGCTTAAAGGTTGTGTGAGGCAGATGCTCTCTTGTAGGTGTAGGAAGATGGCACACGGGTGTGGGGTCCTAAGGAACAGTCAATTTGGGCATGTTGGTTTTGCAACTTCAAAATTTGCACCATCCCATCTAAGGCTTTTTTTCAGGAGCATCCTAAGAATAACTGTCCTAATATAAGAAGAAAAGTGCACTCACTGAAGTAAAAAATGAAAGCTTGGAGGCAGTCCCCAGCTTTGGTGGACACTAGTATCACCCACATCCATGCTTGGTGGATCAGAGAGGTGAACTAGAACATTCAATTTTCTATTCAGCTATCTGCCTTAGCAGGCTAATGGCTATTTGGTAAGTATACCTTGCCTATCAGTGGATATATTTCAGGCAATATTATTATTCAGAAAATATTAATTGTTTAATTGAAAGGATTTTGAGACGAGGGTTTTGTAGAAAATAATGCATTACTTATAACACTTGTGCCTGGAGGGTAGTCtaaactcactggccactttaataggaccttgttgttgattctaagatccctgttcttggctgcaggagtggaacccaatgtgttcttctgctgttgcatgctgagatgcttttctgctcaccacggttgtcaagagtgattatatgagttactatatccttcctggcagctcaaaccaatctggccattttcctctgacctcaacaaggcgtttgtttccagttggcaccattctgtgtaaactctagagacttgtgtgtcaaagccccaggagatcagcaatttctgaaatactcaaaccagtccatctggctcaaaccagcacccataccacagtgaaagtcacagtttGAGCCcataattttttcccattctgatgtttgaaatgaggcggcacggtggtgtagtggttagcgctgtcgcctcacagcaagaaggtcctgggttcgagccccggggccggcgagggcctttctgtgcggagtttgcatgttctccccgtgtccacgtgggtttcctccgggtgctccggtttcccccacagtccaaagacatgcaggttaggttaactggtgactctaaattgagcgtaggtgtgaatgtgagtgtgaatggttgtctgtgtctatgtgtcagccctgagacgaGGGTTTTGTAGAAAATAATGCATTACTTGTGTCGTGTGTCagcacgacttgtccagggtgtaccccgcctttcgcccgtagtcagctgggataggctccagcttgcctgcgaccctgtagaaggataaagcggctagagatgatgagatgagatgagatgtttgaaatgaacattgggattggttgattagagagctgcagaaaacagcaggtggatgggtgtacctaataaagtggccagtgagtgtagttgGCAGCATCCTTTATATttattctcattctctctctctctctctctctctctctcccaggctGGCCCAATCTATTGATTCCCTACAGACTTTCTCTCTCTCCGCTGATCCCTCATTCCGACACTTTCAACTGGACGTCTCCCGGGAGCTTAAACTTCTCACTGATCTAAACTTTATTCAAGGTGAGAACCAAACCACATGCACACAGACTTGAATAACTTGAGTTGTGACTTGACCCAAAACCCAGAACAGTAAAAACAAGATGAACAAAATTCTCCTCAGCAGACTTCATGGGCTGAGTTGTTGGTGAAGGAGAGTTTTCTCGAGTGCTTGCTGTACCTTTTCTGAGAAATATGGTGTTTCAAGCACAAGCCGAAATGTTGCATTTCACAGAGTTGACTTAGACACATATTTGTTTGACCCATGTTAAATGTCTGCCCTTTTTTCTTTTGGTTATGATAATGAGGCTAAATCCAAACCAACCCTTTCTCGTTTCTTCAGCTCCTTTAGCCCCTGTGATTGACACCCAGCGCACGCTGGCCTACGATCAGCTCTTCCTGTGCTGGCGACTGCCGCAAGAGTCCTCCCCTGCCTGGCACTTCTCTGTGGAGTACCGTCGCAGAGGTGTGGTGCCAGGGGGCGGGACAAGACCTGGCCTCCGTGGGGGGTTGGCTGGAGCCCGTTGGGGCTGGCAGCGATTAGACGAGGTGAGCGGGACCAGTGCTGTGATCAACAGGCTGGAGATGGACAGCGTGTACGTTCTCAGAGTGAGGGGCTGCAATAAAGCCGGCTTTGGAGAGTACAGCGAAGAGGTGTACTTACACACTCCGCCAGCTCCAGGTAAACACAGTATGTTTTCAGTGGGATAAAATACACCTCTGATCATGGTGGATATGCAGTTGCTGCCTTGAAAGCCATAAGGCTCAGCCAGTATTGACAAATCCGGTGTCCAATTTGTGTGTTTCACCTTTTAGTGGTGCCGTCATTACTGCGGTGGCAAGTTGTAATGACTCAGTGTGGCAGCTGCTGTCAGCGGCATGGGTAGTTGGATTGACGACGATAGGCAGTGGCCCCAGTTACTGATGAAGTACCCTCTATGGATGGCAATCTTAATGTTATTCAAATTTTACATATTAATTAtttggcaggcggcacggtggtgtagtggttagcgctgtcgcctcacagcaagaaggtccgggccccgtggccggcgagggcctttctgtgcggagtttgcatgttctccccgtgtccgcgtgggtttcctccgggtgctccgttttcccccacagtccaaagacatgcaggttaggttaactggtgactctaaattgaccgtaggtgtgaatgtgagtgtgaatggttgtctgtgtctatgtgtcagccctgtgatgacctggcgacttgtccagggtgtaccccgcctttcacctgtagtcagctgggataggctccagctcgcctgcgaccctgtagaacaggataaagcggctacagataatgagatgagatgagatgataaatcaCGATACAACTTATGAATTTCTGAAtgtatgaaataaaaataaataaatcgtgattatcaggctgcataatgttagtttttcctagctgtaactgCACtgcttagacagcagagggtgcaataataTACAGTAGTGGGAATACACGTGACTTCGCTCTAGGTGGAAGTAACtcagctctaatgctgtgaaaacacacaaaaaaaaccagaTGTAAAATGTGGAAGAGCTACAAGTGTGTACAAATAGAttgaacaagaaatcagagctctctttttacagattgctgaaagataaagaaaagagaagcaaatggaggcagaacaaatgttcagaaacatttattaagaaaaggaatatttgttaacctttttttaataaaaggaatgctTTAGTTAGTAGGTgatttatattttactccaacctttataaATGTGGGTAAAAAAatcttgttggttattaagaaaatgaaacaaaagttaaaaaaggaatatttcagttgataaagaaaagaaaaaataaatgttgaattttttggaaataaaactttttttttttttcagaaatatcCTGGGGAAATTTAGTCATTAACCCAATACTGTGAATCGACTCAAATCATGAactgggtgaatcattacatccTTATCACTTAGACATTGTTTATGACAATCACCAGAAATGGAGAACAGAGAAATAGAAAAAGACGGACCACTTGACTATCCGTCACATTTCAAGTGATGAAGTTTAATATACTGTACGAATGTCACTGTACTAGCTAGCTAACATGATCATTCCCAAAATGCATTTAACATCACATTAGTTACAAAATACAAATTtctgttctgatttttttttaaataggtatTTAAGATTATTTCAATAATTGCCTGGCATATGACCAGCAACAAAATGCCAACTACAGGTCACTCACAGAGGGTCAAAAGCTGAAAACGGCACAATTTCTTCCCAAGCTCCTAGACATCGTCAAAAGTAACATTGCATTGAACTTAAGGGTAACACTAGAGAATTGTATCCGTCTGAGGACAGCATGCATTCATATGAGCGCATATTACAGGGAGACGCCACCGTAGTAATGGTGACTTGTTTACTTCCGGTACTTTCCCCAGATTCATGTGCAGATATAAATCTATTCAAGCAGAGCTGTTCATTCAGAAGCATGGTGGCACAATGGAtagtgttgctgcctcacagctcctggGTCACCAAGTAAAGTCCCCCATGAGCTCAGGTCACTGACTGTGTGGagactgtgtccatgtgggttttatGGGTTCAGGGTTCTCTGTGTttctcacacagcattctaatataAACTGCCCCTTGGTGTGAAATGAGTGGGTGACATGAGTGGGTGgatgtgagtgggtgggtgggtgacgAGAGTGAGTGGGTGGATAggtgagtgggtgggtgagtgtgtgtgtgagtgggtgatAGAGAGTGAGTGGGTGACATAGAGTGAGTGGGTGACataggtgggtgggtgggtgacaTGAGTGGGTAGGTGGGTGGGAGTGAGTGCGtgggtgaaaaaaaaatctttttttacacattttaaacatctgtgcttttttaaaacatcttttttttacacattttaaacatctgtgcttttttaaaacatctttttttacacattttaaacgtctgtgcttttttaaaacatcttttttacacattttaaacatctgtgcttttttaaaacatttttttttacacattttaaacatctgtgctttttaaaacatctttttttacacattttaaaaatctgtgctttttaaaacatcttttttacacattttaaacatctgtgcttttttaaaacatcttttttttacacattttaaacatctgtgctttttaaaaacatctttttttacacattttaaacatctgtgcttttttaaaacatctttttttacacattttaaacatctgtgcttttttaaaacatcttttttacacattttaaacatctgtgcttttttaaaactttacacattttaaacatctgtgcttttttaaaacatcttttttacacattttaaacatctgtgctttttaaaacatcttttttacacattttaaacatctgtgcttttttaaaacatcttttttacacattttaaacatctgtgcttttttaaaacatcttttttacacattttaaacatctgtgctttttaaaacatctttttttacacattttaaacatctgtgcttttttaaaacatcttttttaaacatctgtgctttttaaaacattttgtacacattttaaacatctgtgctttctttaaaaaaacatcttttttt of Neoarius graeffei isolate fNeoGra1 chromosome 22, fNeoGra1.pri, whole genome shotgun sequence contains these proteins:
- the trim46b gene encoding tripartite motif-containing 46b, translating into MAPRYQVKSNMKSMERELQCPVCKDIVKQPVVLPCQHSVCLLCASEVLVQSGYPQPELPPEPHSPASTPNTRSPRQAHRSVDRPLRPGFGTYPGRRRKEGSTQIMLFPCVPCGRDVELGERGLMDCMRNLTLERIVERYRHTVSLGSVAVMCQFCKSPQTMEATKGCTDCRASFCNECFKLYHPWGTPRAQHEHVQPTLNFRPKVLTCTEHDQEKLQFYCKTCQRLLCSLCKLRRAHTGHKMVPVSQAYQALKEKISKELNYILSNQATVLTQITQLENAITQTEVNSVAAREQLSQCVRELTALLSERQVILAQALENSRQRRSEALANQVMERRSLLEHAGLMTFTQELLKETDPACFVHATRQTFNRLAQSIDSLQTFSLSADPSFRHFQLDVSRELKLLTDLNFIQAPLAPVIDTQRTLAYDQLFLCWRLPQESSPAWHFSVEYRRRGVVPGGGTRPGLRGGLAGARWGWQRLDEVSGTSAVINRLEMDSVYVLRVRGCNKAGFGEYSEEVYLHTPPAPVLNFYLDSRWGLHADRLVVSKEQRCARSVPGLSLLQAADRALTSCHLTADLLVGDVAVTQGRHYWACSVEPGSYLVKVGVGLESKLQEWFHLPQDMASPRYDPDSGHDSGAEDSSDSLPPFTFLTMGMGKIYLPTSANAHHGTVNHRDISSSNSPSSPTGVTYPLPPRLGVCLDFEKSRVTFYDAHSLRPLWEGPVDCSTPVCPAFCFIGGGALQLQELVANRNADQTPVRRVTIQSRVTKLS